A region of the Chlamydia felis Fe/C-56 genome:
CTCAGCGTAAATCTTTACGCTGCATCGACATTCTTCACTTCTGAGAAACTTCGCATTGCGGCAACAAAAGAAAGCCGCTCCTCGGTAATGCTCTTGGACATTCTTTGTCGTCATTTGTGGAACACCTCTATCCCAGAAATTATCCAACTTCCTGCTGATGAAGTTATAGAGAAAGCAGGAAATTACGATGGGCTACTCTTAATAGGGGATAAAGCTTTACATCATCCTCATATTCCTGGATTTGCCACATATGATCTTGCCCAAGGGTGGTATGAACTTACCCAACTTCCTTTTGTTTTCGCTGTTGTTCTTTCTAATAATCCTCAGGGAAGTGATGTTGTACAATCCGCATTAGAGAGTTCGCTACACTATTTCGAAACTCATCCTGAAGCTTGTATAGAAAGGGCTAAGGAACGCTCTCAGCTTCCCCAAGATCTTATTCAGGAGTACTACTCTCTATGCCGTTATCGTCTAAGAGAAGAAGACTATGCAGGACTTGAGAAATTCCGAGAATATTATGCCACCATCTATCA
Encoded here:
- a CDS encoding menaquinone biosynthesis protein encodes the protein MSDKLERRITLGCVSYINAFPFSLELAKREDILLHTAPPANLLGKLLDGSLQFALTSAAGLLTHPFGKIPGFGIAAYKKILSVNLYAASTFFTSEKLRIAATKESRSSVMLLDILCRHLWNTSIPEIIQLPADEVIEKAGNYDGLLLIGDKALHHPHIPGFATYDLAQGWYELTQLPFVFAVVLSNNPQGSDVVQSALESSLHYFETHPEACIERAKERSQLPQDLIQEYYSLCRYRLREEDYAGLEKFREYYATIYQRA